Proteins from one Flammeovirgaceae bacterium genomic window:
- the polA gene encoding DNA polymerase I: MSKNTKKLFLLDAYALIYRAHFAFTKNPRINSKGRNTSVPFGFTNTLLEVLQKQKPTHIAVCFDTAAPTFRDEIFEEYKATRQETPEDIRYGIPIVKEIIKGFNIPILEMDGYEADDIIGTLATRASKEGFEVYMMTPDKDFGQLVKENVFLYKPAYMGNAVDVMGPAEVCEKWDIDKVSQVIDMLGLQGDTSDNIPGIPGIGPKTASVLLKKYGTVENIVEHAHELKGKQKERVEEFGEQAILSKKLATIVTDVPVEFDEENLKCVPLNEGVLRPIFEELEFRAIMARAFASSGGDTSPAAQGPKGGPQLSMFGGGAPQKQEGVGKGKYHEANDAKERGKLVLKLGEQPGFALEVVVTDTPNFDFELKALVFSLPGEAHYVPLPNQGGAKPVLDEFAPVLSDEKIAKSGHNIKQAILALKKYGIPLKGHLFDTMLAHYLIEPESSHELDILANQYLDYQLVASENEKDNVCGRAEIILPLKQRLKAVLEEKGHGKLMRDIEMPLVNVLAAMEYEGVRVDTKVLEWMSGALLKDSAKVQQEIYKLAGTEFNIASPKQVGEILFDRLKLVDKPKKTRTGQYATGEDILIKLAGDHAIVKKMLEFREYEKLRSTYVDALPKMISKTDGRIHTDYRQAVAATGRLSSMNPNLQNIPVRTEKGRQIRGAFVPRDNDHLFMSADYSQIELRIAASFAKDETMIEAFREGRDIHATTAAKVFNVPLKKVTPDMRRKAKEVNFGILYGSTAFGLAQNLNISRTEALEIIESYFREFSAIKRYMDDSINMAREKEYVETILGRRRYLRDINSRNVSTRGFAERNAINAPIQGSAADIIKIAMVHIQSWLDREKLKTKMILQVHDELIFDLHKEEEGMVKPKVAELMKTAVILEVPMEVEVGVGKSWLEAH; this comes from the coding sequence ATGTCGAAAAACACCAAAAAACTCTTTTTGCTGGATGCCTACGCCCTCATTTACCGGGCACATTTCGCCTTTACCAAAAACCCGCGCATCAATTCAAAGGGAAGGAACACCTCCGTGCCTTTTGGGTTTACCAACACACTGCTGGAAGTGCTGCAAAAGCAAAAGCCCACGCATATAGCGGTTTGTTTTGATACGGCCGCCCCCACCTTTCGGGATGAAATTTTTGAAGAATACAAAGCCACCCGGCAGGAAACCCCTGAAGACATTCGCTATGGCATCCCCATAGTGAAGGAGATAATAAAAGGCTTTAACATACCCATTTTGGAAATGGATGGGTACGAGGCCGATGACATCATTGGCACGCTGGCCACCCGGGCGTCCAAAGAGGGTTTTGAGGTGTACATGATGACGCCCGATAAAGACTTCGGCCAGTTGGTGAAGGAGAATGTGTTTTTGTACAAGCCCGCGTACATGGGCAATGCGGTGGACGTGATGGGGCCGGCCGAGGTCTGTGAAAAGTGGGACATCGACAAGGTGTCGCAGGTCATTGATATGCTGGGTTTGCAGGGGGACACGTCCGACAACATTCCGGGCATTCCGGGCATAGGGCCCAAAACGGCCTCCGTGCTATTGAAAAAATATGGCACAGTGGAGAATATTGTTGAACATGCCCATGAGCTGAAAGGCAAACAAAAGGAGAGGGTGGAAGAATTTGGGGAACAGGCCATACTTTCCAAAAAGCTCGCCACCATAGTAACGGACGTGCCTGTGGAATTTGATGAGGAAAACCTTAAGTGCGTGCCCCTCAATGAAGGGGTGCTGCGGCCTATTTTTGAAGAGCTCGAATTCCGGGCCATTATGGCCAGGGCCTTTGCCTCTTCGGGGGGCGATACCTCTCCTGCCGCCCAAGGGCCAAAAGGAGGCCCGCAGTTGTCCATGTTTGGGGGAGGCGCGCCACAAAAGCAGGAGGGCGTGGGCAAAGGAAAATACCATGAGGCCAACGATGCAAAGGAACGCGGAAAGCTTGTTTTGAAATTGGGGGAACAACCCGGGTTTGCATTGGAGGTGGTGGTCACGGATACGCCCAATTTTGACTTTGAGCTCAAGGCCCTGGTTTTCTCCCTGCCGGGGGAGGCCCATTACGTTCCCCTGCCAAACCAAGGAGGGGCAAAACCGGTATTGGATGAATTTGCCCCTGTGCTTTCCGATGAAAAGATTGCCAAGTCCGGCCATAATATCAAACAGGCCATATTGGCGCTCAAAAAATACGGTATCCCATTAAAAGGCCACCTTTTTGACACCATGTTGGCCCACTATCTTATCGAGCCGGAGTCCTCCCATGAGTTGGACATCCTGGCCAACCAATACCTTGATTACCAATTGGTGGCCAGCGAAAACGAAAAAGACAATGTGTGCGGGCGTGCGGAAATCATATTGCCGTTGAAGCAACGGCTGAAAGCCGTACTGGAGGAAAAAGGGCACGGTAAACTGATGCGTGATATTGAAATGCCGTTGGTAAACGTGCTGGCCGCCATGGAGTATGAGGGGGTGCGTGTGGACACCAAGGTGCTGGAATGGATGTCGGGGGCACTATTGAAAGACAGCGCGAAAGTGCAACAGGAAATTTACAAACTTGCGGGGACGGAATTCAATATTGCATCACCCAAGCAAGTAGGGGAAATCCTTTTCGATAGGCTAAAGCTGGTGGACAAACCCAAAAAAACCCGTACAGGGCAATATGCCACGGGCGAAGACATATTGATAAAGCTGGCAGGGGACCATGCTATCGTTAAGAAAATGCTGGAGTTTCGGGAATATGAGAAATTACGCTCCACCTATGTGGACGCCCTTCCCAAAATGATTAGCAAAACGGACGGAAGGATCCACACCGACTATCGACAGGCGGTGGCGGCAACGGGCCGGCTGAGCTCCATGAACCCCAACCTGCAAAACATACCCGTGCGCACGGAAAAAGGGAGGCAGATACGAGGTGCCTTTGTGCCACGCGACAATGACCACCTTTTTATGTCGGCCGATTATTCGCAAATAGAGCTGCGCATCGCGGCCTCTTTTGCCAAGGACGAAACCATGATCGAGGCTTTCAGGGAAGGGAGGGACATCCATGCCACTACGGCAGCAAAAGTATTTAACGTGCCGTTGAAAAAGGTGACACCGGACATGCGCAGAAAAGCCAAGGAGGTGAACTTTGGCATCCTGTATGGGAGCACGGCCTTTGGGCTGGCCCAAAACCTGAACATATCCCGCACGGAGGCACTGGAAATCATAGAATCTTACTTCAGGGAATTTTCGGCCATCAAGCGGTATATGGACGACTCCATCAACATGGCCAGGGAGAAGGAGTACGTGGAAACGATTTTGGGGAGAAGACGGTATTTGAGGGACATCAATTCACGTAACGTCTCCACCCGTGGGTTTGCCGAGCGCAACGCCATCAATGCGCCCATCCAGGGGAGTGCTGCCGATATCATAAAAATTGCCATGGTGCATATCCAAAGTTGGCTTGACCGGGAGAAGTTAAAAACCAAAATGATCCTTCAGGTGCATGACGAATTGATTTTTGATTTGCACAAAGAAGAAGAAGGGATGGTGAAGCCCAAGGTGGCCGAGTTGATGAAAACGGCCGTGATACTCGAAGTGCCTATGGAAGTGGAGGTGGGGGTAGGGAAGAGCTGGCTCGAAGCGCACTAA
- a CDS encoding DUF4142 domain-containing protein: protein MKNIKKTALWLACFLVAPALYAQSNPELTDPEVASVAVVANQIDVSYAEIAKKKSKNAEVLKFAQTMMNDHNAVIGQAVALAKKLGVTPKDNPVSQQLLADAEKTKKMLNTKSGNAFDKAYADNEVAYHKAVISAVEDLLIPQTDNTELKDLLTGVVPVLKTHLGHAEMVQKMLNAK from the coding sequence ATGAAAAATATTAAAAAAACAGCCTTATGGCTAGCCTGCTTTCTGGTAGCGCCAGCACTTTATGCACAAAGTAATCCCGAGCTTACCGACCCAGAGGTGGCCTCCGTGGCCGTAGTGGCCAACCAAATCGATGTTTCTTATGCGGAGATCGCCAAGAAAAAGTCAAAAAATGCAGAGGTTTTAAAATTTGCCCAAACGATGATGAACGACCATAACGCGGTAATCGGACAGGCAGTGGCCCTGGCAAAAAAATTAGGCGTAACGCCCAAGGACAACCCGGTAAGCCAGCAATTATTGGCCGATGCGGAAAAAACAAAAAAAATGCTTAATACAAAATCCGGAAATGCCTTTGACAAAGCCTATGCCGACAATGAAGTGGCCTACCACAAGGCGGTAATCTCAGCGGTGGAAGATTTATTGATCCCACAAACCGACAATACAGAGCTGAAAGACTTGCTTACCGGTGTCGTGCCCGTTTTGAAAACCCACCTGGGGCATGCCGAAATGGTGCAAAAAATGCTCAACGCAAAGTAA
- a CDS encoding transporter, translating into MEKVYPIKFNKSELSGAFGDIGTDLPLIIAMILAANLYVPGALIMFGVMQVFTGWVYRMPMPAQPLKAMATLVIAQQIGGNILLGAGLAIGLVMLVLSVTGLLGKIASWVPKVVVRGLQLGLGISLCSLAFKNYISSDSINGYILAGISFVLILIFIDNKRYPVSLLVIALGMVYAFVFKIDAAEVPKALGFSLPAMGVPSVEDITKGFLLLALPQIPLSLGNSIIATRQVAQDLFPERKGLSIKKIGITYSIMNLVNPFFGGIPTCHGSGGMVGHYAFGGRTGGSVIIYGSMYIILGLFLASGFHNLVQAFPLPVLGVILMVEGISLSSLIKDVAGDRKGFIITLLVGVIAFGLPYGFVVSLVVGTVVYYLPLSLNALSNLGSKKPPAS; encoded by the coding sequence ATGGAAAAAGTTTACCCTATAAAATTCAATAAAAGCGAACTCTCCGGTGCATTTGGCGATATTGGCACCGACCTGCCTTTGATCATCGCCATGATACTTGCCGCCAACCTTTATGTGCCAGGCGCGCTCATTATGTTTGGCGTGATGCAGGTATTTACCGGATGGGTCTATCGAATGCCCATGCCGGCACAACCCCTGAAGGCCATGGCGACCCTCGTTATAGCACAACAGATTGGCGGCAATATCTTGTTGGGGGCCGGTTTGGCCATCGGGCTGGTCATGCTTGTCCTGTCGGTAACGGGGCTGCTCGGCAAGATAGCCTCATGGGTGCCCAAAGTAGTGGTGCGCGGCCTCCAACTGGGCTTGGGCATCAGCCTGTGCTCACTGGCCTTTAAAAACTACATTTCCTCCGACTCCATCAATGGGTACATACTGGCCGGCATTTCTTTTGTCCTCATCCTTATTTTTATTGACAACAAAAGGTACCCCGTGTCCCTGCTGGTCATCGCATTGGGAATGGTGTACGCCTTTGTTTTCAAAATAGATGCAGCGGAAGTGCCAAAAGCCCTGGGCTTCAGCCTTCCAGCCATGGGCGTTCCATCGGTGGAGGACATTACGAAAGGCTTTCTATTGTTGGCCCTGCCCCAAATCCCGCTTTCTTTGGGCAATTCCATTATTGCCACCCGGCAGGTAGCCCAGGATTTGTTCCCGGAAAGGAAAGGATTGAGCATAAAAAAAATCGGTATCACCTACTCCATAATGAACCTCGTCAATCCTTTTTTTGGAGGAATACCCACTTGCCACGGGTCGGGGGGCATGGTGGGCCATTATGCGTTTGGGGGAAGGACGGGCGGATCGGTCATTATCTATGGCTCCATGTACATTATCCTGGGCCTGTTCCTGGCCAGTGGGTTTCACAACCTGGTACAGGCGTTCCCATTACCGGTTCTGGGCGTGATCCTGATGGTGGAAGGGATTTCCTTAAGTTCTTTGATCAAGGATGTGGCAGGCGACCGGAAAGGTTTTATCATTACCTTGCTGGTGGGCGTTATCGCCTTTGGCCTGCCCTATGGCTTTGTGGTTTCGCTGGTAGTGGGCACGGTCGTTTATTACCTTCCCCTTTCCCTCAATGCGCTGTCCAATCTAGGGTCCAAAAAGCCACCGGCTAGTTAG
- a CDS encoding PepSY domain-containing protein: protein MNYRKITGSLRKFRTWHRFIGTGLGLFMLLTASTGILLGWKKNVDILQPPAQKGTSTDLAQWVSIQTIVRTAVHAVDSVVGRTIEVDKLDVRPSKGIVKVIFKERNWEVQVDGATGKSLSVLRRHSDWIEHLHDGSIISDFVKITYTNLMGWGLLILSLSGFWLWYGPKIVKKIKAN, encoded by the coding sequence ATGAACTACAGGAAAATCACAGGCTCCCTCCGCAAATTCAGGACTTGGCACCGTTTCATTGGAACGGGCCTGGGCCTCTTTATGCTCCTTACCGCCAGCACCGGGATACTCCTCGGTTGGAAAAAGAACGTGGACATCCTACAGCCCCCGGCTCAAAAAGGCACCTCCACTGACCTGGCCCAATGGGTTAGCATCCAAACCATTGTCCGGACGGCCGTCCATGCTGTTGATTCCGTGGTGGGCCGTACCATCGAAGTGGACAAACTTGATGTCCGCCCCAGCAAAGGCATTGTAAAGGTCATCTTCAAAGAAAGAAATTGGGAGGTCCAGGTGGACGGGGCAACAGGAAAGTCCCTATCTGTGCTCAGGCGCCATTCCGATTGGATAGAACACCTGCATGATGGCTCCATTATCAGTGATTTTGTAAAAATCACCTACACCAATTTAATGGGTTGGGGTTTACTGATCCTTTCTTTAAGTGGTTTTTGGTTGTGGTATGGCCCAAAAATCGTGAAGAAAATAAAAGCTAACTAG
- a CDS encoding TonB-dependent receptor, protein MKNIILLWLAIGTVTFSYSQTITIKEQGTNKPLDLVTLYSQDPKAFAVTNGNGQADISGFKGSEKIEIRMLGFQTQVKGYDEIVSSGNELWMEPSNLNLDEVVVSATRWRQTSTNIPSKIISISPNEIALLNPQTAADLLSISGKVYVQKSQQGGGSPMIRGFATNRLLYTVDGVRMNTAIFRGGNIQNVINLDPFATENTEVFFGPGSVIYGSDAIGGVMGFQTLVPQFSLDENPLVTGKVVTRYSSANNEKTGHFDINVGWKKWASVSSFSSWDYGHLRQGSHGPEDYIKPYYVQRQDSVDRVITQDDPLLQIPSAYSQMNLMQKVRFKPNDKWDFQYGFHYSETSPYGRYDRHNRRKKGTARYAEWNYGPQIWMMNNLNISHNGSGVYDKAVLRLAQQRFEESRIDRSLNKDDRSTTLEQVEAYSVNLDFVKSTGNRNTLFYGIEYVANDITSSGTTTDIATGIEAPGPSRYPQSTWGSAAAYLNDEYLLSSQVTLQAGIRYNQFKLDATFDNTFYPFPFSTASVNNGALTGSIGAVYRPSPTWVISANFGTAFRSPNVDDIGKVFDSEPGAVTVPNPNLKAENAYSLDMGFAKVFGEAVKLDVTGYYTVLNNAMVRRNFQLNGMDSIMYDGALSQVQAIQNAAVANVYGLQAGLEVKLPAGFSFSSDLNAQRGEEELDDETKSPSRHAAPLFGVSRFAYKAGNLHLQFYATYQGKRKFEDLAVEERGKAEIYAKDANGNNFAPSWYTLNIKAMYEVNANFILSTGIENITDQRYRPYSSGISAPGRNFILSLIAKL, encoded by the coding sequence ATGAAAAACATAATACTACTATGGCTGGCAATAGGCACGGTGACCTTTTCCTATTCCCAAACCATTACCATTAAGGAACAAGGCACAAACAAGCCCCTGGACCTTGTCACCTTATATTCCCAAGACCCAAAAGCCTTTGCCGTTACCAATGGCAACGGGCAGGCCGACATTTCCGGTTTTAAAGGCTCGGAAAAAATAGAGATAAGGATGTTGGGGTTTCAAACACAGGTGAAGGGATATGACGAGATCGTTTCATCCGGAAATGAACTATGGATGGAGCCATCCAACCTCAACCTCGATGAAGTGGTGGTATCGGCCACCCGTTGGAGGCAGACTTCCACCAATATCCCTTCCAAGATCATCTCCATTTCGCCCAATGAAATAGCTTTGCTAAACCCGCAAACCGCTGCCGACCTGCTGAGCATTTCTGGAAAGGTATATGTCCAAAAGAGCCAGCAAGGCGGGGGAAGCCCCATGATCCGGGGGTTTGCCACCAACCGTTTGCTGTACACCGTGGATGGGGTGCGCATGAACACCGCCATATTCAGGGGCGGGAACATCCAAAACGTTATCAATCTTGATCCCTTTGCCACGGAAAACACCGAGGTTTTCTTTGGCCCCGGATCGGTTATTTACGGAAGCGATGCCATCGGGGGGGTGATGGGCTTTCAAACCCTTGTCCCACAGTTTTCGTTGGACGAAAACCCGCTCGTCACCGGAAAGGTGGTAACCCGGTATTCCTCTGCCAATAATGAAAAAACCGGGCACTTCGATATTAATGTAGGATGGAAAAAATGGGCATCGGTAAGCAGCTTTAGTTCATGGGACTACGGCCACCTGCGCCAGGGGAGCCACGGGCCCGAGGACTATATCAAACCCTACTATGTGCAACGGCAAGACAGTGTGGACCGGGTCATTACGCAGGACGACCCACTTTTGCAAATCCCTTCTGCATACTCACAAATGAACTTAATGCAAAAGGTCCGGTTCAAGCCAAACGATAAATGGGATTTTCAGTATGGGTTTCACTATTCGGAAACATCCCCCTATGGAAGGTACGACAGGCACAACCGCAGGAAGAAAGGAACCGCCCGGTACGCGGAATGGAACTATGGCCCCCAAATCTGGATGATGAACAATTTGAACATCAGCCACAACGGTAGCGGGGTGTACGACAAAGCGGTTTTGCGCCTGGCACAACAGCGGTTTGAGGAAAGCCGTATCGACCGTTCATTGAACAAGGACGACAGGAGCACAACACTCGAGCAGGTGGAGGCCTACTCGGTCAACCTGGACTTTGTCAAGTCCACCGGCAATAGGAACACCTTGTTTTATGGCATCGAGTATGTCGCAAACGACATTACTTCCTCCGGCACCACAACCGATATCGCTACAGGCATAGAGGCCCCGGGGCCATCCCGCTACCCACAATCCACGTGGGGCTCGGCAGCGGCCTACCTTAATGACGAATATTTGTTGTCCAGCCAGGTTACCTTGCAGGCCGGCATCCGTTACAATCAATTTAAATTGGATGCCACGTTTGACAATACCTTCTACCCCTTTCCCTTCAGCACGGCAAGCGTCAACAATGGGGCGCTGACGGGAAGCATAGGGGCTGTTTACCGCCCTTCCCCCACGTGGGTCATCAGCGCCAATTTTGGCACGGCATTCCGCTCCCCCAATGTAGACGACATTGGCAAAGTGTTTGATTCCGAGCCGGGTGCCGTGACGGTGCCCAACCCCAACCTGAAGGCAGAAAATGCCTACAGCCTTGACATGGGCTTTGCAAAAGTGTTTGGAGAGGCCGTAAAGCTGGACGTCACCGGGTACTATACCGTGCTGAACAATGCGATGGTTAGGAGGAACTTCCAACTTAATGGGATGGACAGCATCATGTATGATGGTGCCCTCAGCCAGGTGCAGGCCATTCAAAATGCGGCAGTGGCCAATGTATATGGCCTACAGGCCGGGCTGGAGGTAAAGCTTCCGGCAGGGTTTAGTTTCTCATCCGACCTCAACGCCCAGCGTGGCGAAGAGGAATTGGATGACGAAACTAAAAGCCCCTCCAGGCATGCCGCGCCCCTTTTTGGTGTTTCGAGGTTTGCCTATAAGGCCGGCAACCTTCACCTGCAATTCTATGCCACCTATCAGGGCAAGCGCAAATTTGAAGACCTGGCCGTGGAAGAGCGCGGTAAAGCGGAAATCTATGCAAAGGATGCCAACGGCAACAATTTTGCCCCCTCGTGGTATACACTCAACATAAAGGCGATGTACGAGGTCAATGCGAACTTTATCCTGAGCACCGGTATTGAAAACATAACGGACCAACGGTACCGGCCGTACAGTTCAGGCATTTCCGCACCAGGAAGGAATTTCATACTATCTTTGATCGCGAAATTATAA
- a CDS encoding rRNA pseudouridine synthase: MAHKRSDKKTSFGKKTAPHKAFLKKGRKANDEEGAKRSFGRPSGVAGRPKSDDGRFSKDGPSRPFRPDERAKKFSKRSKPSDGDERPFRGGAVPQRGTRKIAGKPEGKGPRQEPYGHSTARALGFVKKGKASPKNIPPPEGGEKKEAANDGLTRLNKYIANSGMGSRREADEMIRKGLISVNGVTITEMGHKVKQGDVVRYEDKVLKAEKPVYILLNKPKGFITTTSDPKERKTVMNLVANACRERLYPVGRLDRNTTGLLLLTNDGDLAEKLTHPSHNTKKIYKVELDRPLTKNDFQKIMEGVRLEEGKAIVDDLAITSDDKKTVGIELHIGWNRIVRRIFESLDYEVRKLDRVVFAGLDKKDLPRGEWRFLKPEEIIRLKHFK, encoded by the coding sequence ATGGCGCACAAACGTTCAGACAAGAAAACCTCATTTGGGAAGAAAACGGCCCCCCACAAAGCGTTCCTAAAAAAAGGGCGCAAGGCCAATGACGAAGAGGGCGCCAAGCGCTCTTTCGGGCGCCCATCGGGCGTTGCCGGCAGGCCCAAATCCGATGATGGCCGGTTTTCAAAGGACGGCCCTTCCAGGCCCTTCCGCCCGGACGAAAGGGCTAAAAAATTTTCCAAACGTTCAAAACCTTCCGATGGGGACGAAAGGCCATTCAGGGGAGGGGCAGTCCCCCAAAGGGGCACCCGCAAGATAGCGGGAAAACCTGAGGGAAAGGGGCCACGACAGGAACCTTATGGCCATTCAACGGCCCGCGCATTGGGGTTTGTCAAAAAGGGGAAGGCCAGCCCTAAAAATATCCCCCCGCCCGAAGGAGGCGAAAAGAAAGAAGCGGCCAACGATGGGCTCACCCGGCTCAACAAATACATCGCAAACAGTGGGATGGGCTCCCGAAGGGAGGCCGATGAAATGATAAGGAAAGGCCTCATTAGCGTAAATGGGGTGACCATAACGGAAATGGGGCATAAGGTGAAGCAAGGGGACGTGGTGCGCTATGAAGACAAAGTGCTAAAGGCGGAAAAGCCTGTGTACATACTCCTGAACAAGCCCAAAGGCTTTATCACCACCACCTCGGACCCCAAGGAACGCAAAACCGTGATGAACCTGGTGGCCAACGCTTGCAGGGAACGGCTGTACCCGGTAGGAAGGCTGGACCGCAACACCACTGGCCTGCTGCTGCTCACCAACGATGGGGACCTGGCGGAAAAACTGACGCATCCCTCCCATAATACCAAAAAGATTTACAAAGTGGAGTTGGACCGCCCGCTCACGAAAAATGACTTCCAGAAAATCATGGAAGGCGTTAGGCTTGAGGAGGGCAAGGCCATCGTAGACGACCTGGCCATTACCAGCGATGACAAAAAAACGGTAGGCATTGAATTGCATATAGGCTGGAACCGTATCGTGCGAAGGATTTTTGAGTCCCTCGACTACGAAGTGCGCAAGCTCGACAGGGTCGTATTTGCCGGCCTGGACAAAAAAGACCTCCCCCGCGGGGAGTGGCGGTTCCTTAAGCCGGAAGAGATAATCAGGCTCAAGCATTTCAAATAA
- the scpB gene encoding SMC-Scp complex subunit ScpB, whose translation MNFLQNHIEALIFCSPGPAKLADIKACLTEMFNADVPEEDIQAAILVLDEKYQSEEYAFQLTKAGGGYQFLTKPAYQASIGIMLKQQSKKRLSTSALETLSIIAYKQPLSKSEIENIRGVNCDYAVQKLLDKGLVEIRGKADTIGRPILYGTSPKFMEYFGINDLNELPTPKDFTQEVNTIGESPEDNQ comes from the coding sequence GTGAATTTTTTACAAAACCATATCGAGGCCCTGATCTTCTGCTCCCCGGGGCCGGCCAAACTGGCGGACATAAAGGCTTGCCTTACGGAAATGTTCAATGCAGACGTCCCTGAAGAGGACATCCAGGCGGCCATTCTCGTGCTGGATGAAAAATACCAGTCCGAAGAGTATGCGTTCCAATTGACAAAAGCGGGGGGAGGCTATCAATTCCTCACCAAACCCGCCTACCAGGCCAGCATCGGGATCATGCTCAAACAGCAGTCCAAGAAGAGGTTGTCCACGTCAGCATTGGAAACCCTGTCCATCATTGCCTATAAGCAGCCCCTTTCCAAATCGGAAATTGAAAATATCCGTGGGGTCAACTGCGACTATGCGGTACAAAAGCTTCTGGACAAAGGCCTTGTTGAAATCAGGGGCAAGGCCGACACCATTGGCCGGCCCATACTGTATGGCACGAGCCCGAAATTCATGGAATACTTTGGCATCAACGACCTGAACGAACTGCCCACGCCAAAGGATTTTACACAAGAGGTAAACACCATAGGGGAATCCCCCGAGGACAACCAATAA
- a CDS encoding TraR/DksA C4-type zinc finger protein has protein sequence MRRAATPTVPSVGKKKDNPISPLPKTPPQLNIFPALTQRPIAHRPAKEPVPSDKTRYNAAELKEFETLINGKLEKARMEFKILKETLNRNNDEGTDSTSGGNTKVLEDGAETAEKENLSQLAARQLKYITNLENALIRIKNGTYGICSVTGKLIPKERLIAVPHTTQSIEAKMMQTD, from the coding sequence ATGCGGAGGGCCGCCACCCCCACTGTGCCATCCGTTGGCAAAAAGAAGGATAACCCTATATCCCCTTTGCCCAAAACGCCCCCCCAGTTGAATATTTTCCCGGCATTGACACAACGGCCCATCGCCCACAGGCCTGCAAAAGAGCCGGTCCCTTCCGATAAAACCCGGTACAACGCGGCCGAGCTGAAAGAATTCGAAACCCTCATCAATGGAAAGTTGGAAAAGGCCCGCATGGAATTTAAAATTTTGAAGGAAACCCTCAACCGCAACAATGACGAAGGCACCGATAGCACCTCGGGGGGAAACACAAAAGTGCTGGAGGATGGTGCCGAAACGGCTGAGAAGGAAAACCTGAGCCAACTGGCCGCCCGGCAGCTCAAGTACATTACCAACCTGGAGAATGCGCTGATCCGCATCAAGAATGGCACCTACGGCATCTGCTCGGTGACCGGAAAGCTCATCCCCAAGGAAAGGTTGATTGCCGTGCCCCATACCACACAGTCCATTGAGGCCAAAATGATGCAAACCGACTAA